From the Chitinolyticbacter meiyuanensis genome, one window contains:
- a CDS encoding efflux RND transporter periplasmic adaptor subunit → MSDPAVQALLSLIQLTHRAREASSVEALGFVMVNETLNLVPYRQAALWTEAGLGRVAAVSGLPQADPNAPYLQWLTLLCRALSRQHETVTALDAAQAPGNAGEDWADWLPTHALWLPLKSPAGQNEGGLLLARDVAYSEHERAALTELVHAYGHALAAFQPRERLGVRLKTALRPGKLQRRILAGLALACLIPVKLTVLAPAEVTPRQPFLVRAPLDGVIDRFYVEPNQRVAVGTPLFNLDTAALQTRRAVAQRAYDTALEEYRQSAQLAVTDDESRLKMALAQGELEQKALELQYMTEQLQRVQVKAERAGVAVFGDVNDWQGKTVSIGEKVLLLADPGKVELVARMPAAEQIGLDVGDTITLYPNASPTESFNARIVGVSYSAEETEQGVLAYRVRATFLHDTPRLGLRGTARLSGQWVPFIYYALRRPIATVRQWLGW, encoded by the coding sequence ATGAGCGATCCCGCCGTCCAGGCGCTGCTGAGCCTCATCCAGCTCACCCATCGTGCCCGCGAAGCCAGCAGCGTCGAGGCGCTCGGCTTCGTGATGGTCAACGAAACGCTGAATCTGGTGCCCTATCGCCAGGCCGCGCTCTGGACCGAAGCCGGCCTTGGCCGCGTGGCGGCAGTATCGGGCCTGCCGCAGGCCGATCCCAATGCGCCCTATTTGCAATGGCTGACACTGCTGTGCCGCGCGCTGTCGCGCCAGCACGAGACCGTCACCGCACTCGACGCCGCCCAGGCCCCCGGCAACGCCGGTGAAGACTGGGCGGACTGGCTGCCCACCCACGCACTGTGGCTGCCATTGAAAAGCCCCGCTGGCCAGAACGAGGGCGGCTTGCTGCTGGCGCGCGATGTGGCCTATTCCGAGCACGAGCGCGCGGCCTTGACCGAGCTGGTCCACGCCTATGGCCATGCGCTGGCTGCGTTCCAGCCGCGCGAGCGGCTCGGCGTCCGGCTCAAGACCGCACTGCGTCCTGGCAAGCTGCAGCGCCGCATCCTCGCCGGCCTCGCGCTGGCCTGCCTGATTCCCGTGAAGCTCACGGTGCTGGCGCCGGCCGAAGTCACACCGCGCCAGCCCTTCCTGGTGCGCGCCCCGCTCGACGGGGTAATCGATCGCTTCTACGTCGAGCCCAACCAGCGCGTGGCCGTCGGCACGCCCCTGTTCAACCTCGACACCGCCGCGCTGCAGACGCGCCGTGCCGTGGCCCAGCGCGCCTACGACACAGCGCTTGAGGAATACCGACAGTCGGCCCAGCTCGCCGTCACCGACGACGAAAGCCGGCTGAAGATGGCATTGGCGCAGGGCGAGCTTGAGCAGAAGGCGCTGGAACTGCAGTACATGACCGAGCAGTTGCAACGGGTGCAGGTGAAGGCCGAGCGCGCCGGCGTGGCGGTATTCGGCGATGTGAACGACTGGCAGGGCAAGACGGTGAGCATCGGCGAGAAAGTGCTGCTGTTGGCCGACCCAGGCAAGGTGGAACTGGTCGCGCGCATGCCTGCTGCCGAGCAGATCGGCCTTGATGTCGGCGACACCATCACGCTCTACCCCAATGCCAGCCCGACCGAATCGTTCAACGCGCGCATCGTTGGCGTCTCGTACAGCGCCGAAGAGACCGAGCAGGGCGTGCTGGCCTATCGGGTGCGCGCCACCTTCCTGCACGACACGCCGCGGCTGGGGTTGCGCGGTACAGCCAGGTTGTCCGGCCAATGGGTGCCGTTCATCTACTACGCGCTGCGCCGTCCAATCGCGACCGTGCGCCAGTGGCTGGGCTGGTGA
- a CDS encoding HlyD family efflux transporter periplasmic adaptor subunit, translating into MLPPLRQELTLHPGPPGFHGAPTWTLHDPAANRFYELSWPAFELLSRWSLGNADALLAAIAGETTLQLDHGDLEAVLQFLNQHSLLLSWRAEDSARLSRIATGQRMSHAMWLLKHYLFFRIPLLRPMPVLKRLAPRTRWVFHPAFWWTIAGFALTGLFLVSRRWDEFTHTFSAYAGLSGLLGIGIALSFAKVLHEFGHALTAYRYGCRVPTMGMAFLVLWPVLYTDTNEAWKLTRREDRLKIGAAGMLAELALAACATLLWSFLPDGPVRAGVFLLATSTWLITLAINASPFMRFDGYFLLSDALNIPNLHERAFAFGRWWLRERLFGFNDPVPEHVTPERQRFLIGFAFATWLYRLVLFFGIALMVYHLFFKALGLAMLAVELGWFIVLPIWRELKQWWQRRRELGWNRATRRTLVLAVVALLVVVLPWRGGVRAPAVLSASESQALYAAETAKLRGAAATEGSRVTAGQLLAQLDSPELDFRLEAARQREAQLRWQVEQQPFADKLQEAGDVLRRRWIAAREEVSGLALQRQQLQVRAPFAGRIVDANPMLADGAWLARGEKLFQLVGERNTLKVEAYVGEGDHDALRPDGGGVFIANLPEFGRIRCRGAHAESVNIHALPQPYLASVHGGPISTVQQQQALVPLEATYRVRLGDCDHRALPAELAGQVTLERTHRSLAGQGWTWLAALWQRERGL; encoded by the coding sequence ATGCTGCCTCCCCTGCGCCAGGAGCTGACATTGCATCCCGGCCCACCGGGCTTCCACGGCGCGCCAACCTGGACGCTGCATGATCCAGCGGCCAACCGTTTCTACGAGTTGTCCTGGCCGGCCTTCGAGTTGCTGTCACGCTGGTCGCTGGGCAACGCGGACGCGTTGCTCGCGGCAATCGCAGGCGAAACCACGTTGCAGCTGGATCACGGCGATCTCGAAGCGGTGTTGCAGTTCCTGAACCAGCACAGCCTGCTGCTGTCGTGGCGTGCAGAGGACAGTGCACGGCTGTCGCGGATCGCAACCGGGCAGCGCATGAGCCACGCGATGTGGCTACTCAAGCACTACCTGTTCTTCCGCATACCGCTGTTGCGCCCCATGCCGGTGCTCAAGCGGCTGGCACCGCGTACCCGCTGGGTTTTCCATCCAGCGTTCTGGTGGACGATCGCCGGCTTCGCGCTGACCGGGTTGTTCCTGGTGTCGCGGCGCTGGGACGAGTTCACCCACACCTTTTCCGCCTATGCCGGCTTGTCCGGCCTGCTGGGCATCGGCATCGCGCTGTCGTTCGCCAAGGTGCTGCACGAGTTCGGTCACGCGCTCACCGCGTATCGCTATGGCTGCCGCGTTCCGACCATGGGCATGGCCTTTCTCGTGCTCTGGCCAGTGCTTTACACCGATACCAACGAAGCGTGGAAGCTGACCCGCCGCGAGGACAGGCTGAAGATCGGCGCAGCCGGCATGCTGGCCGAGCTAGCGCTGGCCGCCTGCGCCACCTTGCTGTGGAGCTTCCTGCCAGACGGCCCCGTTCGAGCCGGCGTATTCCTGCTCGCCACCAGCACCTGGCTGATCACGCTGGCGATCAACGCCAGCCCCTTCATGCGTTTCGACGGTTATTTCCTGCTGTCGGATGCGCTCAACATACCCAATCTGCACGAACGTGCCTTTGCCTTCGGCCGCTGGTGGCTGCGCGAGCGCCTGTTCGGTTTCAATGATCCGGTGCCCGAACACGTCACCCCGGAGCGCCAGCGTTTCCTGATCGGCTTCGCCTTCGCTACCTGGCTGTACCGGCTGGTGCTGTTCTTCGGCATTGCGCTGATGGTCTATCACCTGTTCTTCAAGGCCCTGGGTCTTGCCATGCTGGCCGTGGAACTGGGCTGGTTCATCGTTCTGCCGATCTGGCGCGAATTGAAGCAGTGGTGGCAACGGCGGCGCGAGCTGGGCTGGAATCGTGCCACCCGGCGCACCTTGGTGCTCGCGGTGGTGGCATTGCTGGTGGTGGTATTGCCTTGGCGTGGCGGCGTGCGTGCTCCGGCCGTGCTGAGCGCCAGCGAAAGCCAGGCGCTCTATGCCGCCGAAACCGCCAAGCTGCGCGGTGCAGCCGCCACGGAAGGCAGCCGTGTCACCGCCGGCCAGCTGCTGGCGCAGCTCGATTCACCGGAGCTCGACTTTCGCTTGGAGGCTGCCCGCCAGCGCGAAGCGCAATTGCGTTGGCAGGTGGAGCAGCAGCCATTCGCCGACAAGCTGCAGGAAGCCGGCGATGTGCTGCGCCGCCGCTGGATCGCCGCCCGCGAGGAAGTATCGGGCCTCGCACTGCAACGCCAGCAGTTGCAGGTGCGCGCGCCGTTTGCCGGCCGGATCGTCGACGCCAACCCCATGCTCGCCGACGGCGCCTGGCTGGCACGCGGCGAGAAGCTGTTCCAGCTTGTCGGGGAGCGGAATACGCTGAAAGTCGAAGCCTATGTCGGCGAGGGCGATCACGATGCATTGCGCCCCGATGGCGGCGGCGTATTCATCGCCAACCTGCCGGAATTTGGCCGGATACGCTGCCGCGGCGCGCATGCCGAAAGCGTGAACATCCACGCACTGCCGCAGCCCTATCTCGCCAGCGTGCATGGCGGGCCCATCAGCACGGTGCAGCAACAGCAGGCACTGGTCCCGCTGGAGGCGACCTACCGGGTGCGGCTCGGTGATTGCGACCACCGCGCGCTGCCGGCCGAACTGGCCGGGCAAGTGACGCTGGAACGCACCCACCGCAGCCTGGCCGGCCAAGGCTGGACCTGGCTGGCCGCGCTGTGGCAGCGCGAGCGCGGCCTGTAG
- a CDS encoding efflux RND transporter periplasmic adaptor subunit, whose translation MRSIVLASLVLAAGVGAAPAPTAFTGADKDGRIRTQLMARESVVISSELNAKIARLPLKEGDSFKAGQTLVSFDCTLFQAQLRKAEATNEAARKLLGVNQRLAELNSVGRLEVEQAEAKVKESAAEAAYMRTTVSKCAIGAPFSGRVAKRMASSAEFVTPGKPLLEIVDVSQLELQMIVPSKWLARLKPGSTFTVSVDELGQSYPAKVIRIGARIDPVSQSIAITGQITGNHPDLLPGMSGWASFPAK comes from the coding sequence ATGCGAAGTATCGTGCTCGCCAGCCTAGTGCTGGCGGCAGGCGTGGGCGCCGCACCGGCGCCCACGGCCTTTACGGGGGCCGACAAGGATGGCCGCATCCGCACCCAGCTGATGGCGCGCGAATCGGTGGTGATCTCGAGCGAGCTCAACGCCAAGATCGCCCGGCTGCCGCTCAAGGAGGGCGACAGCTTCAAGGCCGGCCAGACGCTGGTGTCGTTCGATTGCACGCTGTTCCAGGCACAGTTGCGCAAGGCCGAGGCGACCAACGAGGCCGCGCGCAAGCTGCTGGGTGTGAACCAGCGGCTGGCCGAGCTCAATTCGGTCGGCAGGCTGGAGGTGGAACAGGCCGAAGCCAAGGTCAAGGAATCGGCCGCCGAAGCGGCCTACATGCGCACCACGGTGAGCAAATGCGCCATCGGTGCCCCGTTCTCCGGCCGCGTGGCCAAGCGCATGGCCTCCAGCGCCGAGTTCGTCACGCCGGGCAAGCCGCTGCTAGAGATCGTCGACGTCAGCCAGCTGGAACTGCAGATGATCGTGCCGTCCAAGTGGCTGGCGCGGCTCAAGCCGGGCAGCACGTTCACCGTCAGCGTCGATGAGCTCGGCCAGAGCTATCCGGCCAAGGTCATCCGCATCGGCGCCAGGATTGATCCGGTCAGCCAGTCGATCGCCATCACCGGCCAGATCACCGGCAACCATCCGGACCTGCTGCCCGGCATGAGCGGCTGGGCCAGTTTCCCGGCCAAATGA
- a CDS encoding YSC84-related protein, which translates to MLKHTLSALAGALLLAGVHVQADNVAPETATGANKEQHTEQSKKSPSERRAGIRKMAQESLNEIYAKHPKAKDDIAKAAGYAVFNTGSVQVVFLGAGGGEGVAVSGGKETFMNVVQAKAGLGLGAKNSRLVLVFTDAAAYKKFITKGWTLEGQGTAAAKAGDAGGDVTGAAPIAKGVYAYQFTENGLTAEVTVAGGKYSVDKELNRGK; encoded by the coding sequence ATGCTGAAACATACTCTCTCTGCCCTTGCGGGTGCCCTGCTGCTGGCGGGGGTGCACGTCCAAGCGGACAACGTGGCGCCGGAAACTGCTACGGGTGCCAACAAGGAGCAGCACACTGAACAGAGCAAGAAAAGCCCTTCCGAACGCCGCGCTGGCATTCGCAAGATGGCGCAGGAGTCGTTGAACGAGATCTATGCCAAGCATCCGAAGGCCAAGGATGACATCGCCAAGGCCGCCGGTTATGCGGTGTTCAATACCGGCAGCGTGCAGGTGGTGTTCCTCGGCGCCGGTGGTGGCGAAGGTGTGGCCGTCAGCGGCGGCAAAGAAACCTTCATGAATGTGGTGCAGGCTAAGGCTGGCCTGGGTCTGGGCGCCAAGAATTCGCGCCTGGTGCTGGTGTTCACCGATGCTGCGGCTTACAAGAAGTTCATCACCAAGGGTTGGACGCTGGAAGGCCAGGGCACGGCTGCCGCCAAGGCTGGCGACGCTGGTGGCGATGTCACGGGCGCTGCACCGATTGCCAAGGGTGTCTATGCCTACCAGTTCACCGAGAACGGCCTGACCGCCGAAGTGACGGTGGCAGGCGGCAAGTATTCGGTCGACAAGGAGCTGAACCGCGGTAAGTAG